In Pseudomonas fluorescens NCIMB 11764, a single window of DNA contains:
- a CDS encoding Pr6Pr family membrane protein, with translation MVSQSAARRRFVAVAVLLGWAGLSIQLYLIFYSRWALGASLLGGLLSFFSYFTVLTNTLVATVLTCALTSRESAARRWFLQPWVSSGIAVSIAVVGLAYNVLLRHLWHPEGWQWLADELLHDVMPLLFLAWWWLCVPKGTLRLRHIALWVIYPLVYFAYALLRGHLLATYPYPFIDVDTLGYPQVFVNAGGLLAGFVLIALVVIALDRRRG, from the coding sequence ATGGTCAGCCAGTCTGCCGCGAGGCGTCGTTTTGTGGCGGTGGCGGTGCTGCTCGGCTGGGCAGGATTGAGCATTCAGCTGTACCTGATTTTCTATTCGCGCTGGGCCCTGGGCGCCAGTTTGCTGGGTGGGCTGCTGAGCTTTTTCAGCTATTTCACTGTGCTCACCAATACGTTGGTGGCCACTGTGCTGACCTGCGCACTGACGTCCCGCGAATCCGCTGCACGGCGCTGGTTTTTGCAACCGTGGGTGAGCAGCGGGATTGCCGTGAGCATCGCCGTGGTCGGCCTGGCCTACAACGTCCTGTTGCGCCATCTGTGGCATCCCGAAGGCTGGCAATGGCTGGCCGATGAGCTGCTGCACGATGTCATGCCGTTGCTGTTTCTGGCCTGGTGGTGGTTGTGCGTGCCCAAAGGCACCTTGCGTCTGCGGCACATCGCGCTGTGGGTGATTTACCCGTTGGTGTATTTCGCGTATGCACTGCTGCGCGGGCATCTGCTGGCGACTTATCCATACCCGTTCATTGATGTGGATACGCTGGGTTATCCACAGGTGTTTGTGAATGCCGGGGGATTGTTGGCGGGGTTTGTGCTGATTGCCTTGGTGGTGATCGCGTTGGATCGCCGTCGAGGCTGA
- a CDS encoding VF530 family DNA-binding protein, whose protein sequence is MTEQNNNPLHGVTLEQILNTLVEHYEWTGLAERIDIRCFKSDPSIKSSLTFLRKTPWAREKVERLYVKLMRTKRPL, encoded by the coding sequence ATGACCGAACAGAACAACAACCCGCTGCACGGCGTGACGCTGGAGCAGATCCTGAACACTCTGGTGGAACATTACGAATGGACGGGGCTGGCCGAGCGCATCGATATCCGCTGCTTCAAGAGTGATCCGAGCATCAAGTCGAGCCTGACGTTCCTGCGCAAGACCCCGTGGGCGCGGGAAAAAGTCGAGCGGTTGTATGTGAAGTTGATGCGCACCAAGCGACCGCTCTGA
- a CDS encoding carbohydrate porin, whose protein sequence is MPYFQSSRDSAVCLAVASRKALNLVGGFTAMGLATCAQAAPAFDSESPWMLGDWNGTRTELSEKGYDFKVDYTGEMGSNLHGGYDHDRTARYSDQFGLGAHLDLQKILGWDDAEFQLTITERNGNNISNDRINDPRVGGFTSAQEVWGRGQTWRLTQMWYQQKFFDRKLDIKVGRFGEGEDFNSFPCDFQNLAFCGSQVGNWVGGIWYNWPVSQWAMRVKYHLTPELYAQVGAYEQNPSNLDRDNGFKLSGSGTQGAILPVELVWTPKLNGLPGEYRAGYYYSNANATDAYKDRNGQPAALSGEAYRSASSKHGVWLGVQQQLTSRASDHSRGLSVFANGTMHDKKTNAIDNYVQAGVVYKGLFDARTKDDIGFAMARVHVNPAYRKNAEASNQARAVYDFDDPSFLPPQDTEYSAELYYGVHVTNWLTVRPNLQYIRHPGGVDKVDDALIGGIKVQSSF, encoded by the coding sequence ATGCCTTATTTTCAATCTTCGCGAGACAGCGCTGTCTGCCTTGCTGTTGCCAGCCGAAAAGCCTTGAACCTGGTCGGCGGATTCACCGCAATGGGTCTCGCCACCTGCGCTCAGGCTGCACCGGCCTTTGATAGCGAATCGCCTTGGATGCTCGGCGACTGGAACGGCACGCGCACCGAGCTTTCGGAAAAAGGCTACGACTTCAAAGTCGATTACACCGGCGAAATGGGCAGCAATCTGCACGGCGGCTACGACCACGATCGCACCGCACGCTACAGCGATCAGTTCGGCCTCGGCGCACACCTCGATCTGCAAAAGATCCTGGGCTGGGACGACGCTGAATTTCAGCTGACCATCACCGAGCGCAACGGCAACAACATCAGCAACGACCGCATCAACGATCCACGGGTCGGTGGTTTCACTTCCGCTCAGGAAGTCTGGGGCCGCGGGCAAACCTGGCGCCTGACGCAGATGTGGTATCAGCAGAAATTCTTCGACCGCAAGCTCGACATCAAGGTCGGCCGTTTCGGCGAAGGCGAAGACTTCAACAGCTTCCCCTGCGACTTCCAGAACCTGGCGTTCTGCGGCTCTCAGGTCGGCAACTGGGTCGGCGGCATCTGGTACAACTGGCCGGTCAGCCAATGGGCGATGCGGGTCAAATATCACCTGACGCCAGAGCTGTACGCGCAAGTCGGCGCGTATGAGCAGAACCCGTCGAACCTGGATCGCGACAATGGTTTCAAGCTCAGCGGCAGCGGCACCCAGGGCGCGATCCTGCCGGTGGAACTGGTCTGGACACCCAAGCTCAACGGCCTGCCGGGGGAATACCGCGCCGGTTATTACTACAGCAACGCCAACGCCACCGACGCCTACAAGGACCGCAATGGCCAGCCCGCCGCCCTGAGTGGCGAGGCCTACCGCAGCGCGTCCAGCAAGCACGGCGTGTGGCTCGGTGTGCAGCAGCAACTGACCAGCCGTGCCAGCGACCACTCCCGTGGCCTGAGCGTGTTCGCCAACGGCACGATGCACGACAAGAAGACCAACGCCATCGACAACTATGTGCAGGCGGGCGTCGTCTACAAAGGCTTGTTCGATGCACGGACCAAGGATGACATCGGTTTCGCGATGGCCCGGGTTCATGTCAATCCGGCGTACCGCAAGAACGCCGAGGCGAGCAATCAGGCCCGTGCAGTCTACGACTTCGACGACCCGTCCTTCCTGCCACCGCAAGACACCGAATACAGCGCCGAACTCTATTACGGCGTGCACGTCACGAACTGGCTGACCGTGCGCCCGAACCTGCAATACATCCGCCACCCCGGTGGCGTGGACAAGGTCGATGACGCGCTGATTGGCGGGATCAAGGTCCAGTCGTCGTTCTAA
- a CDS encoding glucose/quinate/shikimate family membrane-bound PQQ-dependent dehydrogenase → MSTDGALSRSRLLPTLLGILLLLMGLAMLAGGIKLSMLGGSLYYLLAGIGLALTGVLLILARRAALGLYALVLFASTVWALWEVGLDWWQLVPRLAMLFALGIVMLLPWFRRPLLREGEAKTGTGALSIAVVLAGVAALASQFTNPGEIKGQLDRDSVPGMTNTAPAMPDGDWNSYGRSAHGDRYSPLTQITPQNVNKLVPAWTYRTGDLPGPNDPGETTAENTPLKVNGMLYVCTPHSQVIALDPDTGKEIWRFDPKLSTQNAANFKGWAHMTCRGVSYHDDAVYASEQSPTGSASAPVASVCPRRIFLPTADTRLIALNADTGKMCEDFGNKGQVDLSANIGGFNAGGYYSTSPPAVTKDLVVIGGHVTDNVSTDEPSGVIRAFDVHTGKLVWNWDSGNPDDTTPIAEGKVYTRNSPNMWSMFAVDEKLGMLYLPMGNQTPDQFGGARTPESELHAAGLTALDIATGQVRWHMQFTHHDLWDMDVGGQPTLMDLKTADGVKPAVLASTKQGSIYVLDRSTGQPIVPINEVPVPQGAVEGDHTSPTQPKSDLNLMPPPLQERDMWGVTPFDQLICRIDFKSMRYDGPFTPPSLQGSIVYPGNFGVFDWGGFSVDPVRQIAFVNPSYMAFKSKMIPAAEIAAQGPRKSETEGVQPNKGAPYGVVLEALLSPMGLPCQAPAWGYVAAIDLTTAKVLWKHKNGTVRDSSPVPIPLSMGVPSLGGTITTGGGVGFLSGTLDQYLRAYDVKNGKQLWEGRLPAGAQTTPMTYTGKDGKQYVLVVAGGHGSLGTKQGDYVIAYKLSE, encoded by the coding sequence ATGAGCACTGATGGTGCTTTGAGTCGAAGCCGTCTATTGCCGACCCTGCTCGGCATTCTGCTTCTGCTAATGGGCCTGGCCATGCTGGCCGGGGGGATCAAGCTGAGCATGCTCGGCGGCTCGCTGTATTACCTGCTGGCCGGTATCGGCCTGGCACTGACCGGCGTGCTGCTGATTCTGGCCCGCCGCGCCGCCCTCGGGCTTTACGCACTGGTGCTGTTCGCCAGCACCGTATGGGCCTTGTGGGAAGTCGGCCTGGACTGGTGGCAACTGGTGCCGCGCCTGGCGATGTTGTTCGCGCTGGGTATTGTCATGCTGCTGCCGTGGTTCCGTCGTCCGCTGCTGCGCGAAGGCGAAGCGAAGACGGGCACTGGCGCGCTCAGCATCGCCGTGGTGCTCGCCGGTGTTGCCGCACTGGCCAGCCAGTTCACCAACCCCGGTGAAATCAAGGGCCAACTGGACCGCGACAGCGTCCCGGGCATGACCAACACCGCGCCAGCCATGCCGGATGGCGACTGGAACTCCTACGGCCGCAGTGCCCACGGTGATCGTTACTCGCCTCTGACACAGATCACTCCGCAGAACGTGAACAAGCTCGTTCCGGCCTGGACCTACCGCACCGGCGACCTGCCGGGGCCGAACGATCCGGGTGAAACCACCGCCGAAAACACCCCGCTGAAAGTCAACGGCATGCTCTACGTGTGCACACCGCACAGCCAGGTGATCGCGCTGGACCCGGACACCGGCAAGGAAATCTGGCGTTTCGATCCGAAGCTTTCCACGCAGAACGCGGCGAACTTCAAGGGTTGGGCGCACATGACCTGCCGTGGCGTGTCGTATCACGATGACGCCGTCTACGCTTCCGAGCAGAGCCCGACCGGCAGCGCCAGCGCTCCCGTCGCCAGCGTCTGCCCGCGCCGGATCTTCCTGCCGACCGCCGACACCCGTCTGATCGCCCTGAACGCCGACACCGGCAAGATGTGCGAAGACTTCGGCAACAAAGGCCAGGTCGACCTGAGCGCCAACATCGGCGGCTTCAATGCCGGCGGTTACTACTCCACCTCGCCTCCAGCCGTCACCAAAGACCTGGTGGTGATTGGCGGCCACGTCACCGATAACGTTTCCACCGACGAGCCGAGCGGCGTGATCCGCGCGTTCGACGTGCACACCGGCAAACTGGTGTGGAACTGGGACAGCGGCAACCCGGACGACACCACGCCGATTGCCGAAGGCAAGGTCTACACCCGCAACTCGCCGAACATGTGGTCCATGTTCGCCGTCGACGAAAAACTCGGCATGCTTTATCTGCCGATGGGTAACCAGACTCCGGACCAGTTCGGTGGTGCGCGCACCCCTGAATCGGAATTGCACGCCGCCGGCCTCACCGCCCTCGACATCGCAACCGGCCAGGTACGCTGGCACATGCAGTTCACCCACCATGACCTGTGGGACATGGACGTCGGTGGTCAGCCAACCCTGATGGACCTGAAAACCGCTGACGGCGTGAAGCCGGCGGTCCTCGCGTCCACCAAGCAAGGCAGCATCTACGTGCTGGATCGCAGCACTGGCCAACCGATCGTGCCGATCAACGAAGTGCCGGTGCCTCAGGGCGCTGTCGAAGGTGATCACACGTCCCCGACCCAACCGAAATCCGACCTCAACCTGATGCCGCCGCCGCTGCAAGAGCGCGACATGTGGGGCGTCACCCCGTTCGACCAACTGATCTGCCGGATCGACTTCAAATCCATGCGCTACGACGGCCCGTTCACCCCGCCGTCGCTGCAGGGTTCGATCGTTTACCCAGGCAACTTCGGTGTGTTTGACTGGGGCGGTTTCTCGGTCGACCCGGTGCGTCAGATCGCTTTCGTGAACCCGAGCTACATGGCGTTCAAATCGAAAATGATCCCGGCCGCCGAAATCGCGGCCCAAGGCCCGCGCAAAAGCGAAACCGAAGGCGTGCAGCCGAACAAAGGCGCGCCGTACGGCGTGGTCCTCGAAGCACTGCTGTCGCCAATGGGCTTGCCGTGCCAGGCGCCGGCGTGGGGCTATGTGGCGGCGATCGATCTGACCACCGCCAAAGTCCTGTGGAAGCACAAGAACGGCACCGTGCGTGACAGCTCGCCGGTTCCGATCCCGCTGAGCATGGGCGTGCCTAGTCTGGGTGGCACCATCACCACGGGTGGTGGCGTTGGTTTCCTGAGCGGCACCCTCGACCAGTATCTGCGTGCCTACGACGTGAAAAATGGCAAACAGTTGTGGGAAGGTCGCCTGCCTGCAGGCGCGCAAACCACGCCAATGACCTACACCGGCAAGGACGGCAAGCAATACGTGCTGGTCGTCGCGGGCGGTCACGGTTCGCTGGGCACCAAGCAAGGTGACTATGTGATTGCGTACAAACTGTCCGAGTAA
- a CDS encoding YqfO family protein: MYKLSFFVPDSHVERVKSSVFAAGGGRIGAYDHCAWQVLGQGQFRPLDGSQPFIGEAGQVEQVEEWKVELVVADELIRAVVAALKQSHPYETPAYEVWRLEDF; this comes from the coding sequence GTGTACAAGCTCAGCTTTTTTGTTCCCGACAGTCATGTCGAAAGGGTCAAAAGCTCCGTATTCGCTGCCGGTGGCGGACGGATCGGGGCTTACGATCACTGCGCGTGGCAAGTGTTGGGCCAGGGTCAGTTTCGCCCATTGGATGGCAGCCAGCCGTTCATTGGCGAAGCGGGGCAGGTCGAACAGGTTGAGGAATGGAAAGTTGAGCTGGTGGTGGCGGATGAGTTGATCCGGGCGGTGGTGGCGGCTTTGAAACAGAGCCATCCCTACGAGACACCGGCTTACGAAGTGTGGCGGTTGGAGGATTTTTGA
- the purL gene encoding phosphoribosylformylglycinamidine synthase — MLILRGAPALSAFRHSKLLEQLSQKVSAVSGLYAEFAHFAEVTGVLTGDEQQVLARLLKYGPSVPVQEPTGRLFLVLPRFGTISPWSSKASDIARNCGLSKIQRLERGIAFYVAGQFSDADAQLISDALHDRMTQIVLGNLEQAAGLFSHAEPKPLTAIDVLGGGRAALEKANTELGLALAEDEIDYLVNAFVGLKRNPHDIELMMFAQANSEHCRHKIFNASWDIDGQSQEKSLFGMIKNTYQMHSEGVLSAYKDNASVIVGNVAGRFFPDPETRQYGAVQEPVHILMKVETHNHPTAIAPFPGASTGSGGEIRDEGATGRGAKPKAGLTGFTVSNLQIPGFEQPWEVPYGKPERIVTALDIMIEGPLGGAAFNNEFGRPALTGYFRTFEQSITTPRGDEVRGYHKPIMLAGGMGNIRAEHVQKGEITVGSKLIVLGGPAMLIGLGGGAASSMATGTSSADLDFASVQRENPEMERRCQEVIDRCWQLGDKNPISFIHDVGAGGLSNAFPELVNDGNRGGRFELRNIPNDEPGMAPHEIWSNESQERYVLAVGPADFERFQAICERERCPFAVVGEATAEPQLTVTDSHFGNSPVDMPLEVLLGKAPRMHRSAVRENELGDDFDPATLEIADCVERVLHHPAVASKSFLITIGDRTITGLVARDQMVGPWQVPVADVAVTATSFDVYTGEAMAMGERTPLALLDAPASGRMAIGETLTNIAASRINKISDIKLSANWMSAAGHPGEDARLYDTVKAVGMELCPDLGITIPVGKDSMSMATRWNDEGVDKTVTSPMSLIVTGFAPVADIRQTLTPELRMDKGTTDLILIDLGRGQNRMGASILAQVHGKLGSQAPDVDDAEDLKAFFAVIQGLNADGHLLAYHDRSDGGLLTSVVEMAFAGHCGLSLNLDGLAETSADIAAILFNEELGAVIQVRQDATPDILAQFSAAGLGECVSVIGQPINNGEINITFNGDTVFEGQRRLLQRQWAETSYQIQRLRDNADCAEQEFDVLLEEDNPGLSVKLSYDVNQDVAAPYIKKGIRPQVAVLREQGVNGQVEMAAAFDRAGFNAIDVHMSDILAGRVDLNEFKGLVACGGFSYGDVLGAGEGWAKSALFNSRARDAFQGFFERNDSFTLGVCNGCQMMSNLHELIPGSEFWPHFVRNRSEQFEARVAMVQVQESNSIFLQGMAGSRMPIAIAHGEGHAEFESEEALLEADLSGCVAMRFVDNHGKVTENYPANPNGSPRGITGLTSRDGRVTIMMPHPERVFRAVQNSWRSEDWNEDAPWMRMFRNARVWVN, encoded by the coding sequence ATGTTGATCCTGCGCGGCGCTCCTGCCCTTTCTGCCTTTCGCCACAGCAAACTCCTTGAGCAACTGAGCCAGAAGGTTTCGGCTGTCAGCGGCTTGTATGCTGAATTCGCTCACTTCGCCGAAGTTACCGGCGTCCTGACCGGCGACGAACAGCAGGTGCTCGCGCGCCTTCTGAAGTACGGTCCAAGCGTTCCGGTCCAGGAACCGACCGGTCGCCTGTTCCTGGTGTTGCCGCGGTTCGGCACTATCTCGCCGTGGTCCAGTAAAGCCAGCGACATCGCTCGCAACTGTGGCCTGAGCAAGATCCAGCGCCTGGAGCGCGGCATCGCGTTCTACGTGGCCGGCCAGTTCAGCGACGCCGACGCGCAGCTGATCTCTGATGCGCTGCACGACCGCATGACCCAGATCGTCCTCGGCAACCTGGAACAGGCTGCCGGTCTGTTCAGCCACGCCGAGCCGAAGCCCCTGACCGCGATCGACGTGTTGGGCGGCGGCCGCGCCGCGCTGGAAAAAGCCAACACCGAGCTGGGCCTGGCCCTGGCCGAAGACGAGATCGACTACCTGGTCAACGCCTTCGTTGGTTTGAAGCGCAACCCGCACGACATCGAACTGATGATGTTCGCCCAGGCGAACTCCGAGCACTGCCGTCACAAGATCTTCAACGCCAGTTGGGACATCGACGGTCAGAGCCAGGAAAAAAGCCTGTTCGGCATGATCAAGAACACTTACCAGATGCACAGCGAAGGCGTTCTGTCCGCTTACAAGGACAACGCTTCGGTGATCGTCGGTAACGTTGCCGGCCGTTTCTTCCCGGACCCTGAAACCCGCCAGTACGGCGCGGTGCAGGAACCGGTGCACATCCTGATGAAAGTCGAAACCCACAACCACCCGACCGCGATTGCCCCGTTCCCGGGCGCGTCGACCGGTTCCGGTGGCGAGATTCGCGACGAAGGCGCTACCGGTCGCGGCGCCAAGCCAAAGGCTGGCCTGACCGGCTTCACCGTTTCGAACCTGCAGATCCCTGGCTTCGAACAGCCGTGGGAAGTGCCGTACGGCAAACCCGAGCGCATCGTCACCGCGCTGGACATCATGATCGAAGGCCCACTGGGTGGCGCCGCGTTCAACAACGAATTCGGCCGTCCGGCCCTGACCGGTTATTTCCGTACCTTCGAACAGTCGATCACCACCCCGCGTGGCGACGAAGTTCGGGGCTACCACAAGCCGATCATGCTGGCCGGCGGCATGGGTAACATCCGTGCCGAACACGTACAGAAAGGCGAAATCACCGTCGGCTCCAAGCTGATCGTGCTCGGCGGCCCGGCGATGTTGATCGGCCTGGGCGGCGGCGCGGCTTCCTCCATGGCCACCGGCACCAGCTCGGCTGACCTGGACTTCGCGTCCGTACAGCGCGAAAACCCTGAGATGGAACGTCGCTGCCAGGAAGTCATCGACCGTTGCTGGCAGTTGGGTGACAAGAACCCGATCAGCTTCATCCACGACGTCGGTGCGGGCGGTCTGTCCAACGCGTTCCCGGAACTGGTGAACGACGGCAACCGTGGCGGTCGCTTCGAACTGCGCAACATTCCAAACGACGAGCCGGGCATGGCCCCGCACGAAATCTGGAGTAACGAATCCCAGGAACGTTACGTTCTGGCAGTTGGCCCGGCGGACTTCGAACGCTTCCAGGCAATCTGCGAACGCGAGCGTTGCCCGTTCGCCGTGGTCGGCGAAGCCACCGCAGAGCCGCAACTGACGGTCACCGACAGCCACTTCGGCAACAGCCCGGTGGACATGCCGCTGGAAGTGCTGCTGGGCAAAGCTCCGCGCATGCACCGTTCGGCCGTGCGTGAAAACGAACTGGGTGACGATTTCGATCCAGCCACGCTGGAAATTGCAGACTGCGTCGAACGCGTTCTGCATCACCCGGCCGTGGCGAGCAAAAGCTTCCTGATCACCATCGGCGACCGCACCATCACCGGCCTCGTGGCCCGTGACCAGATGGTCGGCCCGTGGCAGGTTCCGGTGGCCGACGTTGCCGTCACCGCCACCAGCTTCGACGTCTACACCGGTGAAGCGATGGCCATGGGCGAGCGTACTCCGCTGGCACTGCTGGACGCTCCGGCGTCGGGCCGCATGGCCATCGGCGAAACCCTGACCAACATCGCTGCTTCGCGCATCAACAAGATTTCCGACATCAAGTTGTCGGCGAACTGGATGTCCGCAGCCGGTCACCCGGGTGAAGACGCGCGCCTGTACGACACCGTGAAAGCGGTCGGTATGGAACTGTGCCCTGACCTGGGCATTACCATTCCGGTGGGCAAGGACTCCATGTCCATGGCCACCCGCTGGAACGACGAAGGGGTCGACAAGACCGTGACTTCGCCGATGTCCCTGATCGTGACCGGTTTCGCGCCAGTGGCTGACATCCGTCAGACCCTGACCCCGGAACTGCGCATGGACAAGGGCACCACCGACCTGATCCTGATCGATCTGGGCCGTGGCCAGAACCGCATGGGCGCCTCGATCCTGGCCCAGGTTCACGGCAAGCTTGGCTCGCAAGCGCCGGACGTCGATGATGCCGAAGACCTGAAAGCCTTCTTCGCGGTGATCCAGGGCCTCAACGCCGACGGTCACCTGCTGGCGTACCACGACCGTTCCGACGGTGGTTTGCTGACCAGCGTTGTGGAAATGGCCTTTGCCGGCCACTGCGGCCTGAGCCTGAACCTCGACGGTCTGGCAGAAACTTCCGCCGACATCGCCGCGATCCTGTTCAACGAAGAACTGGGCGCCGTGATTCAGGTTCGCCAGGACGCCACCCCGGACATCCTCGCGCAGTTCAGCGCTGCCGGCCTGGGCGAGTGCGTGTCGGTGATCGGTCAGCCGATAAACAACGGCGAGATCAACATCACCTTCAACGGTGACACCGTGTTCGAAGGTCAGCGTCGTCTGCTGCAACGTCAGTGGGCCGAGACCAGCTACCAGATCCAGCGTCTGCGCGATAACGCCGACTGCGCCGAACAAGAGTTCGACGTGCTGCTGGAAGAAGACAACCCGGGCCTGAGTGTCAAGCTGAGCTACGACGTCAACCAGGACGTCGCCGCGCCTTACATCAAGAAAGGCATCCGCCCACAGGTTGCCGTGCTGCGTGAGCAGGGCGTCAACGGTCAGGTGGAAATGGCCGCCGCGTTCGACCGCGCCGGTTTCAACGCGATCGACGTGCACATGAGCGACATTCTCGCCGGCCGTGTCGACCTGAACGAGTTCAAAGGTCTGGTGGCTTGCGGTGGTTTCTCCTACGGCGACGTACTGGGTGCCGGCGAAGGCTGGGCCAAGTCCGCGCTGTTCAACAGCCGTGCTCGCGATGCATTTCAGGGCTTCTTCGAACGCAACGACAGCTTCACCCTCGGCGTGTGCAACGGTTGCCAGATGATGTCCAACCTGCACGAGCTGATTCCGGGCAGCGAGTTCTGGCCGCACTTTGTGCGTAACCGTTCCGAGCAGTTCGAAGCCCGCGTGGCGATGGTTCAGGTCCAGGAGTCGAATTCGATCTTCCTGCAGGGCATGGCCGGTTCGCGCATGCCGATCGCCATTGCACACGGTGAAGGTCATGCCGAGTTCGAAAGCGAAGAGGCGTTGCTGGAAGCCGATCTGTCCGGTTGCGTGGCGATGCGTTTCGTCGACAACCATGGCAAGGTCACCGAAAACTACCCGGCCAACCCGAACGGTTCGCCGCGCGGGATCACCGGTTTGACCAGCCGCGACGGTCGCGTAACGATCATGATGCCGCACCCGGAGCGAGTGTTCCGCGCCGTGCAGAACTCGTGGCGTTCGGAAGACTGGAACGAAGACGCGCCATGGATGCGCATGTTCCGTAACGCTCGCGTGTGGGTGAACTAA
- the mltF gene encoding membrane-bound lytic murein transglycosylase MltF produces the protein MFSPTALRPRYAKWLIATGLFLVLSGCVDKPNTLERVKEDGVLRVVTRNSPATYFQDRNGETGFEYELVKRFADDLGVELKIETADNLDDLFNQVGKPNGPVIAAAGLVSSESRKKQVRFSHPYLEVTPQVIYRNGQSRPTDPKDLVGKKIMVLKGSTHAGQLAELKQKFPGIEYEESDAVEVVDLLRMVDEGQIDLTLVDSNEVAMNQVYFTNIRVAFDLGDASNQSWAVAAGDDNSLLNEINDYLDKVKKNGTLQRLKDRYYGHVDVLGYMGATTFAQHLQQRLPKYEQHFKTYAKKEKVDWRLLAAVGYQESLWQAAVTSKTGVRGLMMLTQNTAQAMGVSNRLDPKQSIMGGAKYLAYMKDQLDESIQEPDRTWFALAAYNVGSGHLDDARKLAAKEGLNPDKWLDVKKILPRLSEKKWYSKTRYGYARGGEPVHFVANIRRYYDILTWVTQPQLEGNQVAEGNLHVPGVDKSKPNQETPQL, from the coding sequence ATGTTTTCCCCAACGGCTTTGCGTCCGCGGTACGCCAAATGGCTGATCGCAACCGGACTCTTCCTGGTGCTCAGTGGCTGTGTTGATAAACCCAACACGCTGGAGCGCGTAAAGGAGGATGGTGTGCTGCGGGTGGTTACCCGAAACAGCCCCGCCACCTACTTTCAGGATCGCAACGGTGAAACCGGCTTCGAATACGAGCTGGTGAAGCGCTTCGCCGACGATCTGGGGGTCGAACTCAAGATCGAAACCGCCGACAACCTCGACGACCTGTTCAACCAGGTGGGCAAGCCCAACGGCCCGGTCATCGCGGCGGCCGGCCTGGTCAGCAGCGAATCGCGCAAGAAGCAGGTGCGGTTTTCCCATCCCTACCTGGAAGTCACCCCGCAGGTCATCTATCGCAACGGCCAGTCGCGGCCGACCGATCCAAAGGATCTGGTCGGCAAGAAGATCATGGTGCTCAAGGGCAGCACCCACGCCGGGCAACTGGCGGAGCTGAAACAGAAATTTCCCGGCATTGAATACGAAGAGTCCGACGCGGTTGAAGTCGTCGACCTGCTACGCATGGTGGATGAAGGCCAGATCGATCTGACCCTGGTCGACTCCAACGAAGTGGCGATGAACCAGGTCTACTTCACCAACATTCGAGTCGCGTTTGACCTCGGTGACGCCAGCAATCAGAGCTGGGCCGTGGCGGCCGGCGACGACAACAGCCTGCTCAACGAGATCAACGACTACCTCGACAAGGTGAAGAAGAACGGCACCCTGCAACGCCTGAAAGACCGCTACTACGGGCACGTCGATGTGTTGGGCTACATGGGCGCCACCACCTTCGCCCAGCACTTGCAGCAACGGCTGCCCAAGTACGAGCAGCACTTCAAAACCTACGCCAAGAAAGAAAAAGTCGACTGGCGCCTGCTGGCGGCGGTCGGTTATCAGGAATCGCTGTGGCAGGCTGCCGTCACCTCGAAGACCGGCGTCCGCGGCCTGATGATGCTGACCCAGAACACCGCGCAAGCCATGGGCGTGTCCAATCGCCTCGATCCGAAACAGAGCATCATGGGCGGCGCCAAGTACCTGGCTTATATGAAGGACCAGCTGGACGAATCGATCCAGGAACCGGACCGCACCTGGTTTGCACTGGCGGCCTACAACGTCGGCAGCGGTCACCTGGATGACGCGCGCAAACTGGCGGCCAAGGAAGGTCTGAATCCGGACAAGTGGCTGGACGTGAAGAAAATCCTGCCGCGCCTGTCCGAAAAGAAGTGGTACAGCAAAACCCGTTACGGCTACGCCCGGGGCGGCGAGCCGGTGCATTTTGTGGCGAACATCCGTCGCTACTACGACATCCTGACGTGGGTGACGCAACCGCAGCTGGAAGGCAATCAGGTCGCCGAAGGCAACCTGCATGTGCCGGGGGTCGACAAGAGCAAGCCGAATCAGGAAACCCCGCAGCTTTAA